The following nucleotide sequence is from Clostridia bacterium.
ATGGTACGGCCATCTGAAATACAAAAACGCACCATTGTGGCAAGCGATCGCGATCAGCTGGTTCATCGCCTCGTTCGAGTACTGTTTCCAGGTACCGGCCAATCGGATTGGCAATCAGCGATTTACCGTCGCACAACTCAAGGTGATCCAGGAGGTCATCACCTTGACCGTGTTCTCGGTTTTCTCCGTGCTGTACCTGAAGGAAAATTTCCGATGGAACTACGCGGGAGCGTTTGTGCTCATCGTCGGCGCCGTGATCCTGGTCTTCAAGAAGTAGCCGCCGTTATCGCCGTCAGCACTGCGTCATTGGAGGTAATCTCCCTGGCGGCTTCCTGTTTCCACGCTTCCCGTTCCAAGCTTCCGTTTCCAAGCTTCCCGTTTTCAAACAGGCTTGCTATGCAGTAAGCTGACAAGCTTCGATTCAAAGCTTTCTATTTTGCATTCTTTCGGGGGACTCCGAAATGAAACTGCTTGTGATCGGTTCTGGAATGATGGGCTCGTCGGCGGCTTATGACATGGCACGGTGCGCGCGCGTTGAATCCGTCACGCTCGCCGATGAAGACCTTGCGCGCGCCAAGCAGGCGGCCGCACGCGTGAATAAGCTTACTGGCGCAAAGAAAGTTCGCGCGGCACGCATAGACGCCAGCAGCCAGCGCGCAGCATCGCGGCTCATGAAGAATCACGACGCGGCGCTCTCCGCCGTTCCCTATTTCTACAATTTGGGACTCGCGAAAGCCGCCATCGACGCCAAGTGCCACTTCGCGGATCTAGGCGGCAACAATACCGTGGTGCGGCAGACGCTTGCGCTCGATAAGCAGGCAGCGAAGCGCGGCGTTAGCCTCGCCCCTGACTGCGGACTCTCGCCCGGCATGGCATCCATCCTGGGTGGCGAACTAATGAAGCGCATCGGCGGTAAAGCCGACGCGTTGAAGATTTACGTCGGCGGACTGCCACAAGACCCTCGCCCGCCGTTCTATTACCAGATCGTCTTCTCGGTCGATGGCCTCATCAACGAATACGCCGAACCTGCCAAAATCCTGCGCAATGGCAAGATGACCGTCGTGGAACCGCTCACTGAACTTGAGGAGTTCCGCATCCCCGGCTTCCCTGAACTAGAAGCTTTCCAAACCTCGGGCGGCACCTCCACGCTTCCTGAAACGTTCGGTGGCAACGTGGGCGAGTGCTTCGAGAAGACGCTGCGCTATCCGGGGCACGTCCATATGATTCGCGCGTTTTATAACCTTGGCCTCTTCTCGACCAAGCCGTACAAGCTGGGCAAGACGCCGATTGTTCCCCGCGAACTGATGAAGCAGATGTTCGTGGAAAAGATGGGCGGCAACGACCCGGACGTCACGGTCATGCGAGTGGAAGCGCACAGAGGCGACCGCATCGCATCGTTCACCATGGTGGACAAGTATGATCCGGCAACTAAGTTGACGTCGATGATGCGCACGACCGCATGGCCGGCCAGCGTCGTGGTGCAGATGCTTGCCAGCGGTGAAATCGAGAAGCGTGGCGCGGTACTGCAGGAGCGCGACGTTCCCGCGCAGCTTTTCCTGAACGAGATGGCGGCACGCGGCATCGAAATCGCTTACGGATTCACGTCGGAGACTCCACAGAAGCGAACGCGCGCGGCGGCACGGTAACGTCAGCGGCAAGGTTCGTGACGTGGTGGTCGAGGCCCGCAGCAAGGAGTTCCGCATGAACAGGTTGAACCAGGTGCAGCCGGTCGCTTTGATGGTTCTGCGCGTCGTGCTCGGCATCATCATGCTCGCGCATGGCTATGGCAAGGTCTTCGGAGGCATGCACAAGCACGTTGAATTCGTATCGAGCCTCGGCATGCCGGGCTGGATGGCTTACCCTTCCGCCGGCGCCGAGTTTATCGGCGGCATACTGCTGATTGTTGGCGTTGCCACACGCTTTGCGGCGCTCGCAGTATTGCTGGACATGCTCGTCGCCATCTTCAAAGTCCACCTGCACCAGGGGTTGAAGGGCGGCTATGAGTTCCCGCTTGCGCTGGCGACGATCGCTTTCATGCTGATCTTCTACGGTGGCGGCCCAATCTCGGTCGATTGGCTTTTCGGCGACTCAACGGAGCGCCGTCACTAGCGAAAAAATATCCAGCCTGAACAGGCTGAGCTGATGAAATCTAGGCACGGCAATCAGCCGTGCCTCTTCTTTACCACTGCGCCAGTTGCATCATGCCTTTCAGGATGTCGTCCGCCTGCGGCAGGATGACGTCCTCCAGCAGCGGTTGGTAGGCAACGAAGGTATCCTTGGCTGCCACGCGGCGCACGGGGGCGTCGAGTTGGTCGAACAGCTCATCCGCAATGCGCGCGGCGATTTCCGCACCATAGCCCCAACTCAGCATGTCTTCGTGAACGACAAGCGCGCGGCTCGTCTTGCTGACGGACGCCGCAATCGCTTCCCAGTCATAGGGACTTAGTGTGCGCAGATCGATCAGCTCAGCGCTAATGCCGTGTTCGCGCTCCAGCCGCTGTGCGGCCTGCAACGCACGAGGCACCGTCGCACCATAGGTGATGACCGAGAGGTCGTGACCTTCCTTCACCACCTTGGCTTTGCCGAACGGAACCATGTAGTCCGGCCCCGGATAGGGCGAGCGTCCAAAGGCTTCGCGATAGAGACGCTTGTGCTCAAGGAACAGAACCGGATCGTCGCAGCGAATCGCAGTGCGCAGAAGGCCAGCGGCATCCAGCGCGTTCGATGGGAAGATGACCCTCATGCCCGGCGTGTGCGTAAAGAGACTTTCACCACATTGCGAGTGGTAGATGGAACCGCCCGTCAGGTATCCACCGATGGCGACGCGAATCACCGCCGGGCAGGAGAAGTTGCCATTCGACCGCCAGCGGATAAGCGGCAGTTCGTTGCGTAGCTGCTGCATTGCCGGGAAGATATAGTCGAAGAACTGAATCTCCACGACGGGCTTCAGGCCGCGAGTTGCCATGCCCACGGCACGGCCTACGATATTGGCCTCGGCCAGCGGCGAATTAAAGACGCGCTCCGAACCGAAGTCGCACTGCAATCCGGCGGTCAGCTTGAAGACCCCGCCCTTGCCCTTCACCGACTTATCAGACAGATACTCCTCGCGCGAGCAATCGGCAACGTCTTCGCCGAACATCACAACCCGCGGATCGCGCCGCATCTCGTCCCGAAGCGTGGAGTTAATCAAGTCAGCCATCGTCCTGTCGGCGCCTGACTTCGCCTGCCCTTCCACTTTCAGTTCGAAGTGCGGAGGCGTTTCGAATTGCCCGGAA
It contains:
- a CDS encoding DMT family protein, with amino-acid sequence MLTIVLLTISNIFMTFAWYGHLKYKNAPLWQAIAISWFIASFEYCFQVPANRIGNQRFTVAQLKVIQEVITLTVFSVFSVLYLKENFRWNYAGAFVLIVGAVILVFKK
- a CDS encoding DoxX family protein; the protein is MNRLNQVQPVALMVLRVVLGIIMLAHGYGKVFGGMHKHVEFVSSLGMPGWMAYPSAGAEFIGGILLIVGVATRFAALAVLLDMLVAIFKVHLHQGLKGGYEFPLALATIAFMLIFYGGGPISVDWLFGDSTERRH
- a CDS encoding saccharopine dehydrogenase C-terminal domain-containing protein produces the protein MKLLVIGSGMMGSSAAYDMARCARVESVTLADEDLARAKQAAARVNKLTGAKKVRAARIDASSQRAASRLMKNHDAALSAVPYFYNLGLAKAAIDAKCHFADLGGNNTVVRQTLALDKQAAKRGVSLAPDCGLSPGMASILGGELMKRIGGKADALKIYVGGLPQDPRPPFYYQIVFSVDGLINEYAEPAKILRNGKMTVVEPLTELEEFRIPGFPELEAFQTSGGTSTLPETFGGNVGECFEKTLRYPGHVHMIRAFYNLGLFSTKPYKLGKTPIVPRELMKQMFVEKMGGNDPDVTVMRVEAHRGDRIASFTMVDKYDPATKLTSMMRTTAWPASVVVQMLASGEIEKRGAVLQERDVPAQLFLNEMAARGIEIAYGFTSETPQKRTRAAAR